A part of Terriglobales bacterium genomic DNA contains:
- a CDS encoding DinB family protein, with the protein MAIAQSLLPEFDQEMASTRRTLERVPDDKFGWKPHPKSGTMGWLAGHVANLPSWPTSILGGDSLDINPPGQPAPKSPSIGSRAELLAAFDKNLRESRQAIAAASDQELMKPWSLLSGGKTILTLPKVAVLRSFVMNHLIHHRAQLTVYLRLNDVPVPALYGPSADEGGF; encoded by the coding sequence ATGGCGATCGCGCAGTCTCTTTTACCCGAGTTCGATCAGGAGATGGCCAGCACGCGCAGGACCCTGGAGCGCGTTCCCGACGACAAGTTCGGCTGGAAGCCGCATCCGAAGTCCGGCACCATGGGTTGGCTCGCCGGACACGTAGCCAACCTGCCCAGTTGGCCTACCTCCATCCTCGGCGGCGATTCTCTCGACATCAATCCTCCCGGCCAGCCGGCGCCCAAGTCACCCAGCATCGGCTCGCGCGCCGAGTTGCTCGCCGCATTCGACAAGAACCTGCGCGAAAGCCGCCAGGCCATTGCCGCCGCCAGTGATCAGGAGCTGATGAAACCCTGGAGCCTGCTCTCCGGCGGCAAGACCATCCTCACCCTGCCCAAGGTCGCCGTGCTCCGGAGCTTCGTCATGAACCACCTCATCCACCACCGCGCGCAACTGACTGTATATCTGCGTCTCAATGACGTACCCGTCCCCGCGCTGTACGGTCCCTCCGCCGACGAAGGCG